DNA from Geobacillus vulcani PSS1:
AACCCGTCTACGCCTTCATATCCGTACACAAGCCCAGGCAGCATCCAATTCCAGTTGTCCATTTTGATCTCATCGTTCGTTCCTTCTCGGAACATTTTATGAGGAATGCTTGCCGTCTTCAGCACCTCGGGGTGATCTTTCAGCAATCGGTAGGCAAGCATCGCCATCGATCGTGCCGACATGACGTTTTCCTCGTTTGTGCTTGTCCCTTCCGGATGAAATCCTTTTAAATCCTCATTGCTTAACCCAGTTGCGTTGACAAATTTATAATCTTTCAGTCCGAGTTCCTTCGCTTTGTCGTTCATCATTTTTACAAAATTTTTCTCTGACCCAGCGATGATCTCAGCAATCGCGACCGTTGCCCCGTTCGCCGAATAAATGGCCATAGCCTCGTACAGTTCGCGCACCGTATATTTGCCATCTTTGCGCAACGGGACATTGGACAACGCCCGGTCTTGCGACAGCCGGTACACGTAATCGCTTGGCGTGTACGTTTGATCCCACTTGACGCGCTTCGCCTTAATGGCGTCAAGAAGCAAATACTCGGTCATCATTTTCGTCATGCTGGCAATCCCGAGCACGGTATCAATATTTTTTTCATACAAAATTCTTCCCGTTTGCGCATCCACTAAAATCGCCGCATCCGCCCGGATGTCAAGCGGGGCGCTCTCCGCTTTCACCGTCTGTTGAAACGGCCCAAACGTCAAACAAAGGCAAATCGACAGCAACCAAAACAACCAGTTTTGTTTTCTCCTCCTCACAATGACACCCTCCTCACACAACCGTTATTGTAACATACCGCCGGCCAAAAAAATAGACGGAGGACATGTCTCCGTCAAAATTGAACCAATGGGCGCAACTCCGATCAAAACGCAGAGTAGTTCGGTGCTTCCTTCGTAATTTGCACGTCATGCGGATGGCTTTCACGAAGCCCCGCGCTCGTCATGCGGATAAACTGCGTTTTTTCGCGCAGCTCTTCCAAATTGCGTGTTCCACAATAGCCCATGCCGGCAC
Protein-coding regions in this window:
- a CDS encoding serine hydrolase, whose amino-acid sequence is MRRRKQNWLFWLLSICLCLTFGPFQQTVKAESAPLDIRADAAILVDAQTGRILYEKNIDTVLGIASMTKMMTEYLLLDAIKAKRVKWDQTYTPSDYVYRLSQDRALSNVPLRKDGKYTVRELYEAMAIYSANGATVAIAEIIAGSEKNFVKMMNDKAKELGLKDYKFVNATGLSNEDLKGFHPEGTSTNEENVMSARSMAMLAYRLLKDHPEVLKTASIPHKMFREGTNDEIKMDNWNWMLPGLVYGYEGVDGLKTGYTEFAGNCFTGTAKRNGVRLISVVMNAKDASGKTTKEARFKETEKLFNYGFNQYSLETLYPKGYQLKGKETLPVVKGKEKEVRVATGKNLELLVKNGEEKQYKPLYVLDKKKMTKEGKLVAPLKKGETVGYMTLEYKGDDSLAFLSPDMQKNIRVPLVTTAEVEKANWFVLSMRAVGGLFVDLWTSVAKTVKSWL